In Pangasianodon hypophthalmus isolate fPanHyp1 chromosome 3, fPanHyp1.pri, whole genome shotgun sequence, a single genomic region encodes these proteins:
- the si:ch211-10a23.2 gene encoding galectin-related protein A-like isoform X2 has protein sequence MADTTTLRSEEDYIGQIKGGLRPAMRIVVMGIIHKQPKNMMVTLSCPPRGEGDEEQEGDVGLQLTVKFTEKAVIRNSRVNGKWGTSENIISFFPFAAGESFKMEIVCEHQQFRILVDGQPLCGFTHRVTPLASLTSLRVGGDLQLTKVA, from the exons GAGGAGGATTACATTGGACAGATTAAAGGAGGTCTGCGTCCTGCTATGAGAATCGTAGTGATGGGCATCATTcacaaacagccaaaaaa TATGATGGTGACGTTGTCCTGCCCACCACGAGGAGAAGGTGACGAGGAGCAGGAGGGTGACGTGGGGTTGCAGCTGACGGTCAAGTTCACGGAAAAGGCCGTGATCCGCAATTCCCGAGTCAATGGGAAGTGGGGAACATCGGAAAACATAATCTCTTTCTTCCCTTTTGCTGCTGGAGAGTCTTTTAAA atggaGATCGTGTGTGAGCACCAGCAGTTCCGGATCCTGGTGGATGGTCAGCCGTTGTGTGGATTCACACACAGAGTGACCCCGCTGGCGTCCCTCACTTCCCTACGCGTGGGTGGAGACCTGCAGCTCACCAAAGTCGCATGA